A part of Pectobacterium cacticida genomic DNA contains:
- the metE gene encoding 5-methyltetrahydropteroyltriglutamate--homocysteine S-methyltransferase codes for MTIVNHTLGFPRVGLRRELKKAQESYWAGNTTQEELLAVGRELRARHWQQQKDAGVDLLPVGDFAWYDHVLTTSLLLGNVPARHQNEDGSVDLDTLFRIGRGRAPTGQPAAAAEMTKWFNTNYHYMVPEFTKGQQFKLTWTQLLDEVDEALALGHNVKPVLLGPVTYLWLGKVKGEQFDRLSLLQDILPVYRQVLTELAQRGIEWVQIDEPALVLELPQEWLAAFKPAYDALQGQVKLLLTTYFDSVGQNLATIKTLPVQGLHIDLVHGKDDAAALSAQLPANWVLSLGVINGRNVWRADLSRWFERLQPLVGTRDLWLGSSCSLLHSPIDLSVETRLDEEVKSWFAFAIQKCAELALLSQALNSGNAQELEAYSAPIRARRTSTRVNNAAVAQRLAAITAQDSQRQHAYPIRAKAQRARFNLPAWPTTTIGSFPQTPEIRGLRLDFKQGRLDGNHYRTGIAEHIKQAVVEQERLGLDVLVHGEAERNDMVEYFGEHLDGFVFTQNGWVQSYGSRCVKPPVIIGDVSRPEAITVEWAKYAQSLTDKPMKGMLTGPVTILCWSFPREDVTRETIAKQIALALRDEVADLEAAGIGIIQIDEPALREGLPLHRSDWDAYLTWAVDAFRLNAAVAKDDTQIHTHMCYCEFNDIMDSIAALDADVITIETSRSDMELLESFEEFEYPNEIGPGVYDIHSPNVPSVEWIEALLKKAAQRIPAERLWVNPDCGLKTRGWPETRQALANMVQAAQRLRETQ; via the coding sequence ATGACGATTGTGAATCACACACTGGGTTTTCCGCGTGTTGGACTGCGCCGTGAACTGAAAAAAGCGCAGGAAAGCTATTGGGCAGGTAACACGACACAGGAAGAATTACTGGCCGTTGGACGCGAGCTGCGGGCGCGTCATTGGCAACAGCAGAAAGACGCGGGTGTTGATCTGCTGCCAGTGGGGGATTTCGCCTGGTATGACCATGTACTGACCACGAGTCTGCTACTGGGTAACGTACCGGCGCGTCATCAGAATGAAGATGGTTCGGTCGATCTGGATACGCTGTTCCGCATTGGCCGTGGACGGGCGCCAACCGGTCAGCCTGCTGCCGCGGCGGAAATGACGAAATGGTTTAATACTAACTATCACTACATGGTGCCAGAATTTACCAAAGGACAGCAGTTCAAGCTGACGTGGACACAGTTACTCGATGAAGTGGATGAGGCGCTGGCGTTAGGCCATAACGTGAAGCCCGTTCTGTTAGGCCCGGTGACCTATTTATGGCTAGGTAAGGTAAAGGGCGAACAATTTGACCGTTTATCACTCCTACAAGATATTTTGCCAGTCTATCGGCAAGTGCTGACGGAGTTGGCACAACGCGGTATTGAGTGGGTGCAGATCGATGAGCCCGCGCTGGTGCTGGAACTGCCGCAGGAATGGCTGGCGGCATTTAAACCGGCCTACGATGCCCTACAGGGTCAGGTGAAGCTGCTACTGACGACCTATTTCGATAGCGTCGGCCAGAACCTGGCAACGATTAAAACGTTACCGGTTCAGGGATTACATATCGATTTGGTTCACGGTAAGGATGATGCTGCGGCATTGAGCGCTCAACTCCCCGCTAACTGGGTACTGTCGTTAGGGGTGATCAACGGGCGTAACGTGTGGCGCGCCGATCTGAGCCGTTGGTTTGAGCGCCTACAACCGTTGGTGGGGACGCGCGACCTGTGGTTGGGAAGTTCATGTTCGCTACTGCATAGCCCTATCGATCTGAGTGTTGAAACGCGTCTGGATGAGGAAGTGAAGAGTTGGTTTGCCTTTGCGATTCAGAAATGTGCCGAGTTAGCGCTGTTGTCACAGGCGCTCAATAGCGGAAACGCGCAGGAACTGGAAGCCTACAGCGCGCCGATTCGCGCCCGTCGCACCTCGACACGGGTGAACAACGCCGCCGTAGCGCAGCGTCTGGCCGCGATTACCGCGCAGGATAGCCAGCGTCAGCATGCTTACCCAATCCGTGCCAAGGCTCAGCGCGCGCGTTTTAACCTGCCGGCATGGCCGACAACGACGATTGGTTCTTTCCCTCAAACGCCTGAAATTCGCGGCCTGCGTCTGGATTTCAAACAGGGTCGTCTGGATGGTAATCACTACCGTACCGGCATTGCCGAACATATCAAGCAAGCCGTGGTTGAGCAGGAGCGTCTGGGGCTGGATGTACTGGTACACGGTGAAGCCGAACGTAATGATATGGTCGAGTATTTCGGCGAGCATCTGGATGGGTTCGTTTTTACCCAGAACGGGTGGGTGCAGAGCTACGGTTCACGCTGTGTTAAGCCGCCGGTCATTATTGGTGATGTGAGCCGTCCAGAAGCGATTACCGTTGAGTGGGCGAAATATGCGCAGTCTCTGACGGATAAGCCGATGAAAGGGATGTTGACCGGCCCGGTAACGATCCTGTGCTGGTCTTTCCCGCGTGAAGATGTTACCCGGGAAACCATCGCTAAACAAATTGCGCTGGCCCTGCGTGACGAAGTGGCGGATTTGGAAGCCGCGGGCATTGGCATTATCCAGATTGACGAACCGGCGCTACGTGAAGGTTTGCCGCTGCATCGTTCTGATTGGGATGCCTATCTCACCTGGGCGGTAGACGCTTTCCGCCTGAATGCCGCGGTAGCGAAAGACGATACGCAAATTCATACTCACATGTGTTATTGCGAGTTCAACGACATCATGGATTCTATTGCCGCGCTGGATGCTGACGTCATCACGATTGAAACCTCTCGCTCCGATATGGAATTGTTGGAGTCATTTGAGGAATTTGAATACCCGAATGAAATCGGCCCCGGCGTTTATGATATCCACTCACCGAACGTACCGAGTGTGGAATGGATAGAAGCGCTGCTGAAGAAAGCCGCGCAGCGTATTCCCGCTGAGCGTCTGTGGGTCAACCCGGACTGTGGCTTGAAAACGCGCGGTTGGCCAGAAACGCGTCAGGCGCTGGCGAATATGGTTCAGGCAGCGCAGCGTTTGCGAGAAACACAGTAA
- a CDS encoding methyl-accepting chemotaxis protein, which produces MNLANWRIGYRLSGGFAVLILMLLTVSLFSLSKLSGFQYSARNIVEGVYPQTLTANNLIDSVNGHFVAYLQMMLVPSKEQRQGYVDRIMTYRKDINGLLENLESHAKGEQSRKQMLTIRASRERFITSGDKIIRDALAGNNEAAVEEFNNNLNTIQRQYRDAVKQLVNYQNDAMLASVDVMADVYRSTRTFLLFILALSILIGALIAWAITRSVTRPIVQALQVADRVAQGDLTSHITVTGKDETGLLLQSLDRMNASLRDIVGQVRDGAEAISTAASQITAGNQDLSSRTEEQASSLEETAASMEQLASTIKNTAENTQQATDIANKATDAAQQSGDVMLSVTQRMRGIHDSSQRMAEIISVIDGIAFQTNILALNAAVEAARAGEQGRGFAVVAGEVRSLAQRSATAAREIKDLIDDSVNKIRDGMELVDTAEDTMGGLLAHVKDVHNIISEISQASREQSDGINQMNLAIGQIDTTTQQNAALVEESASAALSLQAQASALTDAVSAFKIQLYASGDPLAPLSTPMLPLKSKP; this is translated from the coding sequence GTGAATTTAGCAAATTGGCGTATTGGTTACCGATTAAGTGGCGGATTTGCCGTTCTGATTCTGATGTTGCTTACTGTGAGTCTTTTTTCACTGTCGAAGCTATCCGGCTTTCAGTATAGCGCCAGAAATATTGTGGAAGGCGTCTATCCACAAACATTAACGGCCAATAATCTTATTGATAGCGTGAATGGACACTTTGTCGCATATTTACAGATGATGCTGGTGCCGAGTAAGGAACAGCGGCAAGGATATGTCGATCGGATTATGACATACCGTAAGGACATTAACGGCCTGCTTGAAAATTTGGAAAGCCATGCCAAAGGAGAGCAGTCTCGCAAACAGATGCTGACCATCCGTGCTTCTCGCGAGCGGTTTATTACATCTGGCGATAAAATCATTCGCGATGCGTTGGCGGGAAATAATGAGGCGGCAGTAGAGGAATTTAATAACAATCTGAACACGATTCAACGTCAATACCGAGATGCCGTAAAACAACTGGTGAATTATCAGAATGACGCAATGTTGGCGTCTGTCGATGTAATGGCCGATGTTTATCGTAGTACTCGCACTTTCTTATTATTTATTCTGGCACTGAGTATCCTCATCGGCGCATTGATTGCCTGGGCGATTACACGCAGCGTAACCCGGCCGATAGTACAGGCTTTACAGGTGGCCGATCGTGTGGCGCAGGGCGACCTCACTTCGCATATTACCGTTACCGGCAAAGATGAAACCGGATTGCTGCTGCAATCGCTGGATCGTATGAACGCCAGTTTACGCGACATTGTCGGGCAGGTACGCGATGGCGCGGAAGCGATTTCAACGGCGGCTTCCCAAATCACGGCAGGTAATCAGGATTTGTCATCACGTACAGAAGAACAGGCCAGCTCGCTGGAAGAAACGGCGGCCTCAATGGAACAACTGGCATCCACCATTAAAAATACTGCTGAAAATACTCAGCAAGCGACTGACATTGCCAATAAAGCTACTGATGCGGCGCAGCAAAGCGGCGATGTCATGCTTTCCGTGACACAACGAATGCGTGGCATCCACGACTCCTCGCAGCGGATGGCAGAGATTATCAGCGTGATCGATGGGATTGCTTTCCAAACCAATATTCTGGCGCTGAATGCGGCGGTTGAGGCAGCGCGAGCGGGTGAACAGGGGCGCGGTTTTGCGGTAGTTGCAGGCGAAGTGCGTTCTCTGGCGCAGCGCAGTGCGACCGCCGCACGGGAGATCAAGGATTTGATCGACGATTCGGTGAACAAAATTCGTGATGGTATGGAGCTTGTCGATACTGCCGAAGACACGATGGGAGGATTGCTGGCCCACGTAAAGGATGTCCACAATATTATCAGCGAGATCTCTCAGGCCAGCCGTGAACAGAGCGATGGGATTAACCAGATGAACCTGGCGATTGGACAAATCGATACGACAACTCAGCAAAATGCGGCTCTGGTCGAAGAATCGGCCTCGGCGGCGCTTTCCCTGCAAGCGCAGGCCTCCGCTCTGACAGACGCGGTGAGCGCCTTTAAAATTCAGTTATATGCCAGCGGCGATCCATTGGCGCCGCTGAGTACACCCATGCTACCGCTAAAGAGCAAACCATAG
- a CDS encoding methyl-accepting chemotaxis protein: protein MSLANWRIGYRLGAGFAILILMLFIVSIFSLSKLSSFQDSASSIVKEVYPQTVDANNLIDNVTSTLVAYQRLMLVSNEEQIQTNIKRVNAFRQEVGRLLEHLESQTVEPRSVAQIRTLRAIRVEFLKSGDKIISEVIAGNREAAMEEFNNHLDVIQRQYRDAVRQLVDYQDDAMDASVEAMAVVHNEARIILLSILALSIIFGVLVSWLITRSVTRPIQQALQVADRVAQGDLTSRITVTSKDETGLLLQSLEHMNSSLSALVGQVRDGAETISTAASQIAAGNQDLSARTEEQASSLEETAASMEQLTSTIKNTAENTQQATSIANKASGAAQQSGEVMVSVTQKMRGIRDSSQRMAEIISVIDGIAFQTNILALNAAVEAARAGEQGRGFAVVAGEVRSLAQRSATAAREIKDLIDDSVSKIREGMDLVDTAEETMGGLTTHVKDVNDIISEISQASREQSEGVNQINLAIGQIDTTTQQNAALVEESASAALSLQAQASALAEAVSAFKLSSHSNNNRASYATTPTPTLSLAPAQAKEQGNSGDWASF from the coding sequence ATGAGTTTAGCGAATTGGCGTATCGGCTATCGACTGGGCGCCGGGTTTGCCATTCTGATTTTGATGTTATTTATTGTCAGTATTTTTTCTTTGTCTAAGCTATCCAGCTTTCAAGACAGCGCCAGCAGCATTGTAAAAGAGGTATATCCTCAGACGGTGGATGCCAACAATCTTATCGACAATGTCACGAGTACGTTAGTGGCTTACCAACGGCTGATGCTAGTTTCAAATGAGGAACAGATCCAGACTAATATTAAGCGAGTAAATGCGTTCCGTCAGGAGGTGGGCCGCCTGCTGGAGCATCTGGAAAGCCAGACGGTTGAACCGCGCTCCGTCGCGCAAATCCGTACTCTTCGTGCGATTCGTGTCGAGTTTCTCAAATCAGGCGATAAAATTATTAGTGAAGTGATCGCGGGCAATCGGGAAGCGGCAATGGAGGAGTTCAACAATCACCTGGATGTCATCCAGCGCCAGTATCGCGATGCGGTAAGGCAGCTCGTGGACTATCAGGATGATGCGATGGATGCCTCTGTCGAAGCCATGGCGGTGGTGCATAATGAAGCTCGTATTATTTTGCTGTCGATTCTAGCGCTGAGCATCATATTTGGCGTCTTGGTTTCCTGGTTAATTACGCGCAGCGTAACTCGGCCAATACAGCAGGCGTTGCAGGTGGCAGACCGCGTGGCGCAAGGCGACCTGACTTCCCGCATCACGGTAACCAGCAAAGATGAAACCGGGTTGCTGTTGCAATCGCTGGAGCACATGAATTCCAGCCTGAGCGCGCTTGTCGGGCAGGTTCGCGATGGTGCCGAAACCATCTCGACGGCCGCCTCGCAAATTGCCGCGGGTAACCAGGATCTGTCCGCGCGCACGGAAGAGCAGGCTAGCTCACTGGAAGAAACGGCGGCGTCAATGGAACAGTTAACATCGACGATTAAAAATACGGCGGAAAATACCCAACAGGCGACGTCGATTGCAAATAAAGCCTCTGGCGCAGCACAGCAAAGTGGCGAGGTAATGGTTTCTGTCACGCAAAAAATGCGCGGAATCCGCGATTCTTCGCAGCGGATGGCAGAGATTATCAGCGTGATTGACGGAATTGCTTTCCAAACCAATATCCTGGCCTTGAATGCAGCGGTTGAGGCAGCGCGAGCGGGGGAACAGGGGCGCGGTTTTGCGGTAGTCGCAGGCGAAGTGCGTTCTCTGGCGCAGCGTAGTGCGACCGCGGCACGGGAGATTAAGGATTTGATCGATGATTCCGTAAGCAAAATTCGTGAAGGCATGGATCTTGTCGACACCGCCGAAGAAACGATGGGCGGTTTAACGACGCATGTGAAAGACGTTAACGATATTATCAGCGAGATTTCACAAGCCAGTCGTGAACAGAGCGAAGGCGTGAATCAAATCAATCTGGCAATAGGACAGATTGATACGACAACCCAGCAAAATGCGGCTCTGGTCGAAGAATCGGCCTCGGCGGCGCTTTCTCTGCAGGCACAGGCTTCGGCACTGGCCGAAGCGGTCAGTGCCTTTAAACTGTCGTCTCACAGTAATAACAACCGCGCGTCTTATGCGACAACGCCGACCCCAACGCTGTCTTTAGCGCCGGCACAGGCAAAAGAGCAGGGCAACAGCGGCGACTGGGCATCGTTCTAG
- the udp gene encoding uridine phosphorylase, translated as MSTTDVFHLGLVRDDLHGATLAIVPGDPARVEKIARLMDNPVPLASHREFTSWRAKLDGKAVIVCSTGIGGPSTSIAVEELAQLGIRTFLRVGTTGAIQPGINVGDVLVTTAAVRLDGASLHFAPMEFPAVADFDCTTALVEAAKASAVALHVGITASSDTFYPGQERYDTYSGRVVRRFRGSLEEWQSMGVLNYEMESATLLTMCASQGLKAGMIAGVIVNRTQQEIPDMATMAQAETTVIDVLLGATRRLLAAESAN; from the coding sequence ATGTCTACAACTGATGTGTTCCATCTTGGTTTGGTCAGGGATGATTTACATGGCGCGACGTTGGCGATAGTGCCCGGCGATCCTGCGCGTGTCGAAAAAATTGCCCGTCTGATGGATAATCCCGTTCCCTTGGCATCACACCGTGAGTTTACCTCCTGGCGTGCCAAATTGGATGGAAAGGCGGTGATAGTTTGTTCAACCGGTATTGGCGGACCGTCAACGTCAATTGCGGTAGAAGAATTGGCGCAGCTTGGCATCCGTACTTTCCTGCGCGTGGGCACGACAGGGGCGATTCAGCCCGGTATTAATGTTGGTGATGTGTTAGTGACGACGGCCGCCGTCCGGCTTGACGGCGCAAGCCTGCATTTTGCGCCGATGGAATTCCCGGCTGTCGCTGATTTCGACTGTACTACCGCGTTGGTTGAAGCGGCAAAAGCGTCAGCGGTGGCATTGCACGTTGGCATCACGGCGTCTTCTGATACGTTTTATCCAGGTCAGGAGCGCTATGATACCTACTCTGGACGCGTTGTGCGTCGCTTCCGCGGTTCATTGGAAGAATGGCAGAGTATGGGCGTATTAAACTATGAAATGGAGTCAGCCACGTTGCTGACGATGTGTGCCAGCCAGGGTTTAAAGGCGGGCATGATCGCTGGCGTGATCGTGAATCGCACCCAGCAGGAAATCCCGGATATGGCGACCATGGCGCAGGCGGAAACTACGGTAATCGACGTATTATTGGGTGCGACTCGCCGTTTGCTGGCAGCCGAAAGTGCAAACTGA
- a CDS encoding tyrosine-protein phosphatase yields the protein MTGSSLLHPALLPLDGGINFRDLGGNRAADGRIIRHGKLFRSGSLDLLSQADCEHLAGVPVSHVVDYRDADEIAQKPDVLWEGAHYHAYPANPLRHEVTANLDSLGSDVLESFDSQAFMQELYRRLPFNNAAYKKLVSLLLQQDEGGVVQHCAVGKDRTGIGSALVMFALGADEQTVMEDYLLTETTLMPFRQRLLARLSETLNEKALRQFSYVLSVQEAFIVTALQAIYERYATIDNWLELEYGLDYSARQYLQDKYLV from the coding sequence ATGACAGGATCCTCATTGCTTCACCCCGCGTTATTGCCGCTGGATGGCGGAATCAACTTCCGTGATTTGGGCGGAAATCGCGCTGCTGATGGGCGGATTATTCGGCATGGTAAACTTTTTCGCTCCGGTTCATTGGATCTATTGAGTCAGGCGGATTGTGAGCACCTTGCTGGCGTGCCTGTCTCTCATGTAGTGGATTATCGGGATGCCGATGAAATTGCACAAAAGCCCGATGTGTTGTGGGAGGGGGCTCATTATCATGCCTATCCGGCGAATCCATTACGTCATGAGGTGACAGCCAACCTGGATTCACTGGGCTCTGATGTGCTGGAATCGTTTGATTCCCAGGCGTTTATGCAGGAGCTCTACCGGCGTCTTCCTTTCAATAATGCGGCCTATAAAAAGCTGGTATCGCTGTTATTGCAGCAAGATGAGGGTGGGGTGGTGCAGCACTGTGCCGTAGGTAAAGATCGCACAGGAATCGGTTCGGCGCTGGTGATGTTTGCGCTGGGCGCGGATGAACAGACGGTGATGGAAGACTACCTGCTTACCGAGACAACGCTGATGCCGTTCCGTCAGCGGCTACTGGCCCGTCTATCGGAAACGCTGAATGAAAAGGCGTTGAGACAGTTCTCGTATGTATTATCGGTGCAGGAAGCCTTTATCGTCACCGCGTTGCAGGCCATCTATGAACGATATGCAACGATCGATAACTGGCTTGAGTTGGAATACGGCCTGGATTACTCAGCCCGCCAGTATCTGCAAGATAAGTATCTGGTGTAG
- the ppc gene encoding phosphoenolpyruvate carboxylase encodes MNEQYSAMRSNVSMLGKLLGDTIKEALGENILDKVETIRKLSKSSRAGSEKHRQELLTTLQNLSNDELLPVARAFSQFLNLTNTAEQYHTISPHGEAASNPAQLSTAFQRLKESKNLTERDIRDAVESLSIELVLTAHPTEITRRTLIHKLVEVNTCLKQLDHNDLADYERNQIMRRLRQLIAQSWHTDEIRKIRPTPVDEAKWGFAVVENSLWEGVPAFLRELDEQLEQAFGYRLPVDAVPVRFTSWMGGDRDGNPNVTADVTHRVLLLSRWKAADLFLRDIQVLVSELSMSECTPELLAMAGGNEVQEPYRALMKSLRSQLSSTLSYLEARLKGEERLPPKDLLVTNEQLWEPLYACYQSLKACGMGIIADGSLLDTLRRVGCFGVPLVRIDIRQESTRHTDALAEITRYLGLGDYESWSESDKQAFLIRELSSKRPLLPRNWEPSAETKEVLDTCQVIANAPQGSIAAYVISMARTPSDVLAVHLLLKEAGCPYALPVAPLFETLDDLNNADDVMTQLLGIDWYRGFIQGKQMVMIGYSDSAKDAGVMAASWAQYRAQDALIKTCEKAGIALTLFHGRGGSIGRGGAPAHAALLSQPPGSLKGGLRVTEQGEMIRFKYGLPEVTISSLALYTGAILEANLLPPPEPKQEWHEVMDELSRVSCDMYRSYVRENPDFVPYFRAATPELELGKLPLGSRPAKRRPNGGVESLRAIPWIFAWTQNRLMLPAWLGAGAALQKVVDDGKQKHLEDMCRDWPFFSTRIGMLEMVFAKADLWLAEYYDQRLVEEKLWPLGRQLREQLAADINIVLAISNDDHLMADLPWIAESIALRNVYTDPLNVLQAELLHRSRQQEHPDANLELALMVTIAGVAAGMRNTG; translated from the coding sequence ATGAACGAACAATATTCAGCAATGCGCAGTAACGTTAGCATGCTAGGGAAGCTCCTCGGCGATACCATCAAGGAAGCGTTGGGTGAAAACATCCTTGATAAAGTCGAAACAATCCGCAAATTGTCAAAGTCTTCCCGCGCAGGGAGTGAGAAACATCGTCAGGAGTTGCTGACCACGCTGCAAAATCTGTCTAACGACGAACTGTTGCCCGTTGCCCGCGCATTTAGCCAGTTTCTGAACCTGACCAATACCGCCGAGCAGTATCATACCATTTCACCCCATGGCGAAGCCGCGAGTAATCCGGCCCAGCTTTCCACCGCCTTTCAGCGCCTGAAAGAGAGCAAAAATCTGACCGAACGAGATATCCGCGACGCCGTGGAATCGCTGTCGATTGAACTGGTATTAACGGCGCACCCGACTGAAATTACTCGTCGGACGCTGATCCACAAACTGGTAGAAGTGAATACCTGCCTCAAACAACTCGACCACAACGATCTCGCTGACTACGAACGTAATCAGATTATGCGCCGCCTGCGCCAGCTGATTGCTCAGTCATGGCATACCGATGAGATCCGTAAGATTCGTCCAACGCCGGTAGATGAGGCCAAGTGGGGCTTTGCCGTGGTGGAAAATAGCCTGTGGGAAGGTGTCCCTGCATTTTTACGCGAACTGGATGAACAGTTGGAACAGGCCTTCGGTTACCGCCTGCCTGTGGATGCCGTCCCTGTACGATTTACCTCCTGGATGGGCGGCGACCGCGACGGCAACCCAAATGTCACGGCAGACGTCACTCACCGCGTGTTGTTACTTAGCCGTTGGAAAGCGGCCGATCTCTTCCTACGCGATATTCAGGTACTGGTTTCCGAACTGTCAATGTCAGAATGTACGCCGGAACTACTGGCAATGGCCGGTGGCAATGAGGTGCAGGAACCCTATCGTGCGTTGATGAAATCACTGCGCTCACAATTAAGCAGCACACTGAGTTATCTGGAAGCGCGTCTGAAAGGGGAAGAACGTTTACCTCCGAAGGATCTCTTGGTTACCAACGAGCAGTTGTGGGAACCGCTGTATGCCTGTTACCAATCTCTGAAGGCGTGCGGTATGGGCATTATTGCCGATGGCAGCCTGCTGGATACGCTGCGTCGTGTAGGCTGCTTCGGTGTGCCTTTGGTGCGAATTGATATTCGTCAGGAGAGTACACGTCATACCGATGCGCTGGCCGAAATTACCCGCTATCTGGGTCTCGGCGACTACGAAAGCTGGTCGGAATCTGATAAGCAGGCATTCCTGATTCGTGAACTCAGCTCCAAACGTCCGCTTCTCCCCCGCAACTGGGAACCCAGCGCAGAAACCAAGGAAGTGCTGGATACCTGTCAGGTTATTGCCAACGCGCCACAAGGTTCGATTGCCGCTTACGTTATTTCAATGGCCCGCACGCCTTCTGACGTGCTGGCCGTTCACCTGTTGCTTAAAGAGGCTGGCTGCCCCTATGCGCTACCCGTCGCGCCGCTATTTGAGACGCTGGACGACCTGAACAATGCCGATGATGTCATGACGCAGTTGCTGGGCATCGACTGGTATCGTGGTTTTATTCAGGGCAAGCAGATGGTTATGATCGGTTATTCCGATTCGGCGAAAGACGCGGGTGTAATGGCCGCATCCTGGGCGCAATATCGTGCGCAGGATGCGTTAATTAAAACCTGTGAAAAAGCCGGGATCGCCCTCACGCTGTTCCACGGACGCGGTGGTTCCATCGGACGCGGTGGTGCGCCAGCCCATGCGGCCTTACTCTCGCAGCCGCCGGGCAGCCTGAAAGGTGGCTTACGCGTCACTGAACAGGGCGAGATGATCCGCTTTAAATATGGCCTGCCGGAAGTCACCATCAGCAGCCTGGCGCTCTATACCGGCGCCATTCTGGAGGCAAACTTATTGCCGCCGCCGGAGCCAAAACAGGAATGGCATGAGGTGATGGATGAGCTGTCGCGCGTATCGTGCGATATGTACCGTAGTTATGTGCGCGAGAACCCAGATTTTGTACCTTACTTCCGCGCCGCAACGCCAGAGCTGGAACTGGGTAAATTACCCCTTGGTTCGCGCCCGGCCAAGCGACGTCCGAACGGCGGCGTAGAAAGCCTGCGCGCCATCCCATGGATTTTCGCCTGGACGCAAAACCGCCTGATGCTACCCGCGTGGCTTGGCGCTGGTGCAGCCTTGCAAAAAGTTGTTGATGATGGCAAACAAAAACATCTGGAAGACATGTGTCGTGATTGGCCGTTCTTTTCGACCCGTATCGGTATGCTGGAGATGGTATTCGCCAAAGCCGACCTGTGGCTCGCGGAGTACTACGATCAGCGATTGGTGGAAGAGAAGCTATGGCCTCTCGGAAGACAATTACGCGAACAGTTAGCCGCGGATATCAATATCGTGCTGGCTATTTCCAACGACGATCATCTGATGGCGGATCTGCCGTGGATCGCCGAATCGATTGCTCTGCGTAACGTTTATACGGACCCGCTGAATGTGCTGCAAGCCGAGCTGTTGCACCGTTCTCGTCAGCAGGAGCACCCCGATGCCAATCTGGAACTGGCGTTGATGGTGACGATAGCCGGTGTCGCGGCGGGTATGCGTAACACGGGCTAA
- the argE gene encoding acetylornithine deacetylase, with protein MKMNLPPFIELYRALIAIPSISATDSALDQSNHTLINLLAGWFGDLGFHMEVQPVPGTTNKFNMLARIGSGQGGLLLAGHTDTVPFDDGRWTRDPFTLTEHDNKLYGLGTADMKGFFAFILDALRDIDPTTLTKPLYVLATADEETTMAGAKYFAESTQIRPDCAIIGEPTSLQPVRAHKGHMSSAIRIQGQSGHSSDPSRGVNAIELMHEAISHLLELRNTLQERYHNPIFHIPHPTMNLGHIHGGDAANRICGCCELHMDIRPLPGITLNDLNGLLSDALAPVSQRWPGRLTISELHPPIPGYECPPDHRLVSVVEKLLGTKTEIVNYCTEAPFIQTLCPTLVLGPGSIEQAHQPDEYIDTKFIKPTRALISQVIHHFCHP; from the coding sequence GTGAAGATGAATTTACCCCCTTTTATTGAGCTATATCGGGCACTGATCGCCATCCCGTCCATCAGCGCCACCGACAGCGCACTCGATCAAAGTAATCATACCTTAATCAACCTGCTGGCAGGCTGGTTTGGCGATCTCGGTTTCCACATGGAAGTCCAACCTGTCCCCGGCACGACCAATAAATTTAATATGCTGGCGCGGATAGGCTCAGGTCAGGGCGGGCTACTGTTGGCAGGGCACACCGACACCGTGCCGTTCGACGACGGCCGCTGGACGCGCGACCCCTTCACGCTGACCGAACACGACAATAAGCTGTACGGTCTGGGCACCGCGGATATGAAAGGGTTCTTTGCCTTTATTCTGGATGCCTTGCGCGATATCGACCCAACCACGCTGACCAAGCCGCTCTATGTGTTGGCGACGGCAGATGAAGAGACAACCATGGCCGGCGCCAAGTATTTCGCCGAATCCACGCAGATTCGCCCGGACTGCGCCATCATTGGCGAGCCGACCTCGCTGCAACCGGTGCGCGCCCACAAGGGCCATATGTCTAGCGCCATTCGCATTCAGGGGCAATCCGGTCATTCCAGCGATCCCTCACGCGGCGTAAACGCGATTGAGTTGATGCATGAGGCCATTTCCCATCTGCTGGAACTGCGTAACACCTTACAGGAACGCTATCACAACCCGATTTTCCATATTCCCCATCCCACCATGAATCTCGGCCACATTCACGGCGGCGATGCGGCTAACCGTATCTGCGGCTGTTGTGAACTGCATATGGATATCCGTCCGTTACCCGGCATCACGCTTAACGACCTAAATGGATTATTGTCAGACGCGCTTGCCCCGGTGAGTCAACGCTGGCCGGGTCGCTTGACGATTAGCGAACTGCACCCCCCCATTCCCGGCTACGAATGCCCACCGGATCACCGCTTGGTTTCGGTTGTGGAGAAGTTGTTGGGGACGAAAACGGAAATTGTCAACTACTGCACCGAAGCGCCGTTTATTCAGACGCTGTGCCCGACGCTAGTCCTAGGCCCAGGCTCGATCGAACAGGCGCACCAGCCGGATGAATACATTGATACCAAATTTATCAAACCAACACGGGCACTGATTTCGCAGGTAATTCACCATTTCTGTCACCCATGA